A single window of Malus sylvestris chromosome 5, drMalSylv7.2, whole genome shotgun sequence DNA harbors:
- the LOC126622984 gene encoding pentatricopeptide repeat-containing protein At4g02750-like produces YAIPNLYSWNIMVSGYLNANRVSEAIELSNSMPPRNTMSWTTMVTGLAQNKMARLAREYFDRMPNKDVVAWNAMITYVDEGLVAEASELFCLMRERNIVTWNVMIGGYAKSGAKEEALKHLIFMLQFCFKPNGTIMTSVLSSSEGMMELMQAHLLVICHGNTLVANVLIDMYARNGDVTSVRHVFEHLGDNKDAVSWAAMILAFSNHGYGHHALQVFVQMLRSGAKPDGITFVGVLSMLEKLGLIAIINHLENQEIIHAILYHNNACI; encoded by the coding sequence TATGCCATACCGAACCTATACTCTTGGAACATCATGGTCTCAGGTTATCTTAATGCCAACAGAGTAAGCGAAGCCATTGAACTCTCCAATTCAATGCCTCCTAGGAACACCATGTCTTGGACAACTATGGTTACAGGTCTAGCACAAAACAAAATGGCTAGACTTGCAAGGGAGTACTTTGATCGCATGCCAAATAAAGATGTAGTTGCTTGGAATGCTATGATCACATATGTCGACGAGGGACTCGTGGCAGAAGCTAGTGAGCTTTTCTGTTTGATGCGGGAAAGAAATATCGTCACTTGGAATGTGATGATTGGTGGTTATGCCAAAAGCGGAGCCAAAGAGGAAGCCTTAAAGCACCTAATTTTCATGCTTCAGTTTTGCTTTAAGCCTAATGGAACAATCATGACTAGCGTATTGAGCTCAAGTGAGGGGATGATGGAGCTCATGCAAGCTCATCTACTGGTCATATGTCATGGTAACACATTAGTTGCGAATGTTCTTATTGATATGTATGCCAGAAATGGAGATGTTACCTCTGTTAGGCATGTGTTTGAGCATCTTGGGGATAATAAGGATGCGGTATCATGGGCTGCAATGATATTGGCATTCTCAAACCATGGATATGGTCACCATGCATTGCAGGTGTTTGTACAGATGCTGAGATCCGGAGCCAAGCCAGATGGTATTACTTTTGTTGGAGTCTTATCTATGTTGGAAAAATTGGGTCTAATAGCTATAATAAATCACTtagaaaatcaagaaataattcatgcaattttATATCACA